In Bombus huntii isolate Logan2020A unplaced genomic scaffold, iyBomHunt1.1 ctg00000113.1, whole genome shotgun sequence, the following proteins share a genomic window:
- the LOC126877041 gene encoding uncharacterized protein LOC126877041, translating into MAQAESISTLRRRRGVLARRLATIRRELDEYEASGKANRIFLASCRSSFDELWRRILEVQEELGVVDEGEDARVDSLSQEHRELDMRFRELFEQISATTPSTTTRGETCRKPEPTTVPEVRVPQFDGALENWTYFYDTFTSIVDLNEGLTNVQKFQHLRSSITGRAAQSIQSLELTEANYSIALDTLKDKFNCPLQICMRHWNLMRNYPEIKRETPSALEDLLETISVNLKALEHLKEPVTSNIAMIELIASKLPASSLRKWQRTLPRQKVPSYQHLIDFLKTRANGTQFLSKEKESKGSTHKHRSQRTTIPHGRTLATTSRTVVCPTCNGHHEIRHCKIFKAKSATKRFQIVKKASLCINCLGTGHSPTQCTSAQIKVLNKQAQPIRARALLDTGSSMNFMTDRLANSLGIRQRRCAIQIGALDNLSTTAKRYTTATITSTDGEYKKTLRFLVIPAISILVPSEPIDPSSLGLPRNIHLADPQFHCPAPIDVLLSTGSTFASLCIGQVNLAQPGEPELRLQKTRFGWVIGGSPTSQTAINTFHATTTALQEDLARFWEIDEGQATTHLSESERLCEEHFRNHVRRTKEGRYIVALPFNEKLSSLGSSKATAMSRLASLHRRFQRDKQYETAYSAVIQEYLDLGHMTKINTDHATDHGYYLPHHGVTKESSDTTKLRVVFDGSASSTTGVSLNDALHTGPKLQEDLRNILLRFRSFQYVLTGDIEKMYRQFLLRPEDRPYQKILWRADNGEIETYRLNTVTFGLSAAPYLAIRCLKQLAEDEGPRFPRAAQILRRDFYVDDALTGADTKDEALSIRNDLTRLLKLAGLNIRKWASNDRDLLRGLPEEDTKQKLHLGESSTLKTHGVFWDSADDTILYSVKTNSDTSRITKRSISSVIAQIYDPLGLLAPVIVRAKMILQQVWTLKVDWDESLPSDVHTAWIKYHTQLPLLNAVRFPRKTILESATKIELHGFCDASERAYGACVYVRTTDRKNNIWTRLLTARSKVAPLKSLSIPRLELSGALILTSLISSIQQALTTKISRIVYWTDSTIVLHWIRSSPHTLKTFVANRVAEIQTKTNISDWRHVPTDDNPADLISRGQTPKEFLCPSIWKNGPRWLLQSESYWPVWSPIPVVDLPEQKKTICLRTSVNDNTLLHRYSSWPRLIRIVARCLRWRHKQHRTAHLTTDELTAAHNRLIKILQSQHFAPEIRILQKNRSEDVGGKLQPLNPFLDEDGLLRVGGRLTNSAIPFSQKHPIILPKSPVTELIIEQEHRNNHHTGTQATLYAMRLRY; encoded by the exons ATGGCCCAAGCTGAATCAATCAGCACGTTACGGCGGAGACGAGGCGTCCTAGCCCGTCGACTTGCAACCATAAGGCGCGAACTCGATGAGTACGAAGCGTCTGGGAAGGCAAACAGAATCTTCCTAGCATCTTGCCGCAGCTCGTTCGATGAGCTTTGGAGGAGGATACTCGAGGTTCAAGAAGAGTTAGGTGTGGTAGATGAGGGGGAAGATGCGCGGGTAGATTCGTTATCGCAAGAGCATCGGGAGCTTGACATGCGGTTCCGAGAGCTCTTTGAGCAAATATCAGCAACAACCCCGTCGACTACAACAAGAGGTGAGACGTGCCGGAAACCAGAGCCGACCACCGTTCCAGAGGTCCGCGTGCCCCAATTCGACGGTGCCCTCGAGAATTGGACCTATTTCTACGACACGTTCACATCCATAGTGGACCTTAACGAAGGTTTGACGAATGTCCAAAAGTTCCAGCATCTACGCTCATCTATAACTGGACGGGCCGCACAGAGTATCCAGTCATTAGAACTCACAGAGGCCAACTATTCCATCGCGCTTGATACACTGAAGGACAAGTTCAATTGCCCCCTCCAAATCTGCATGCGCCATTGGAATCTGATGCGTAATTATCCGGAAATCAAAAGGGAAACTCCATCGGCCCTAGAGGATTTGTTGGAAACCATCAGCGTAAATCTAAAGGCGCTCGAACATCTAAAGGAGCCCGTCACTTCAAACATAGCGATGATCGAATTGATCGCGTCGAAGTTGCCCGCGTCCAGCCTGCGTAAATGGCAACGCACACTGCCCCGCCAAAAGGTGCCATCCTATCAGCATCTGATAGACTTTCTCAAAACACGGGCGAACGGGACTCAATTCCTCTCTAAAGAGAAGGAATCAAAAGGGTCAACACACAAACACCGCAGTCAGCGAACAACCATACCGCATGGGCGAACCCTTGCTACAACCAGCAGAACGGTGGTGTGTCCGACCTGCAACGGACATCACGAGATCAGACACTGCAAAATATTCAAGGCCAAATCAGCGACCAAACGTTTTCAAATCGTGAAGAAGGCATCGTTGTGCATAAATTGCCTAGGCACAGGACATTCGCCGACACAGTGTACATCGG CACAGATCAAGGTTTTGAACAAACAGGCACAACCAATCCGAGCCCGAGCCTTACTCGACACTGGGTCGAGCATGAACTTCATGACCGACAGGCTCGCGAACTCCCTCGGTATAAGGCAAAGGAGATGTGCGATCCAGATCGGAGCCCTCGACAATTTGAGCACCACGGCAAAACGTTACACCACGGCCACCATCACGTCGACGGACGGCGAGTACAAGAAGACATTGAGATTTCTTGTTATCCCGGCCATATCGATCCTCGTACCAAGCGAGCCCATCGATCCCTCGAGTCTGGGATTACCCAGAAATATTCATCTAGCCGATCCACAATTCCATTGCCCAGCCCCGATCGATGTTTTACTTAGTACCGGATCAACATTCGCGTCGCTGTGCATCGGGCAGGTCAATCTGGCACAACCAGGCGAACCTGAACTACGTCTACAAAAAACACGCTTCGGCTGGGTAATCGGGGGGAGTCCCACGTCCCAAACCGCGATAAATACGTTCCACGCAACCACAACGGCTCTGCAAGAGGACCTCGCACGGTTTTGGGAGATCGACGAGGGACAGGCCACTACTCATCTTTCGGAATCGGAACGACTATGTGAAGAACATTTCCGAAACCATGTCCGACGAACCAAGGAAGGCAGATACATCGTTGCATTACCGTTCAACGAAAAGCTTTCCTCACTAGGGTCATCGAAGGCCACTGCAATGAGCAGGCTCGCCTCTCTTCATCGCCGATTCCAACGCGACAAACAATATGAAACCGCGTATAGTGCTGTGAttcaagaatatttagacTTGGGTCACATGACAAAGATCAAcacggatcacgccaccgacCACGGATATTATTTACCACATCACGGCGTGACCAAGGAATCGAGCGACACCACCAAGCTACGGGTTGTGTTCGACGGCTCAGCTTCAAGTACCACGGGAGTGTCTCTAAACGACGCCCTTCATACGGGTCCGAAATTACAAGAAGACCTGAGGAACATCCTATTGAGATTCCGGTCATTTCAATATGTCCTTaccggcgacatcgagaagaTGTACCGCCAATTCCTCCTACGTCCAGAAGATCGTCCCTACCAAAAGATTCTGTGGCGTGCCGACAACGGAGAGATCGAAACTTACCGACTCAACACCGTAACGTTCGGTCTATCCGCAGCCCCGTATCTGGCCATCCGATGTCTCAAACAGTTGGCAGAGGACGAGGGACCTCGATTTCCGAGAGCAGCGCAGATCCTACGGCGAGACTTCTATGTCGACGATGCGTTGACCGGAGCCGATACGAAGGACGAAGCCCTATCAATCAGGAATGATCTCACGAGATTACTTAAGCTAGCCGGTCTAAATATCCGCAAATGGGCCTCAAACGATCGGGATCTGCTGAGAGGGCTACCTGAGGAAGACACCAAGCAGAAATTACATCTCGGTGAGTCATCCACGTTAAAAACACACGGCGTCTTTTGGGATTCAGCCGACGATACCATACTATATTCGGTCAAGACGAACAGTGACACTTCCCGAATCACAAAGCGATCAATCAGCTCAGTCATCGCACAAATATATGATCCACTAGGATTGCTCGCGCCGGTAATCGTTCGAgcaaaaatgattttgcaaCAAGTCTGGACATTGAAGGTAGATTGGGACGAATCCCTTCCGTCAGACGTACACACAGCATGGATCAAATACCACACCCAATTGCCGTTGTTAAATGCGGTAAGGTTCCCTCGGAAGACCATCCTAGAATCCGCAACGAAAATTGAGCTCCACGGATTCTGTGACGCTAGCGAAAGGGCATATGGGGCGTGCGTCTACGTGCGGACGACTGACCGAAAGAACAATATTTGGACTCGACTCCTCACGGCGCGGTCGAAGGTAGCGCCGCTCAAATCGCTCTCCATACCACGTCTCGAATTAAGTGGGGCACTTATTTTGACGTCCTTGATTTCGTCAATACAACAGGCCCTGACGACCAAGATATCGCGGATAGTCTACTGGACTGACTCCACCATCGTACTCCATTGGATCAGGTCTTCGCCGCACACCTTGAAAACATTTGTGGCGAATCGAGTCGCTGAGATACAGACCAAGACCAATATCTCCGACTGGCGTCATGTGCCTACCGACGATAATCCAGCGGATCTCATCTCCCGAGGCCAGACGCCCAAGGAATTCCTATGTCCGTCCATTTGGAAAAACGGGCCAAGGTGGCTCCTGCAAAGCGAAAGCTATTGGCCGGTTTGGAGCCCGATACCGGTAGTCGACCTCCCGGAGCAAAAGAAGACGATCTGTCTGAGGACGAGTGTTAACGACAACACTCTCCTCCATCGCTACTCGTCTTGGCCAAGACTAATAAGAATCGTCGCCCGGTGTCTTCGATGGAGACATAAGCAACACCGAACTGCCCATCTCACCACAGACGAACTGACCGCAGCGCACAACAGGCtaataaaaatcttacaaTCCCAGCATTTCGCGCCTGAAATTCGGATCCTCCAAAAAAATCGAAGCGAGGACGTTGGAGGGAAACTACAGCCATTAAACCCCTTCCTCGACGAAGATGGGCTACTCCGGGTAGGAGGGCGACTAACCAACTCCGCCATACCCTTCAGCCAAAAACACCCGATCATCCTACCGAAATCCCCGGTGACAGAGCTAATTATAGAACAAGAGCACCGGAACAATCATCACACAGGGACCCAAGCTACCCTATACGCGATGAGACTGCGCTATTGA
- the LOC126877042 gene encoding uncharacterized protein LOC126877042: MGDLPEARITESRPFRNVGIDYCGPFYIKERRDRNRRKIKTYAAIFVCLATKAVHIELVSDLTTDAFLAALRRFISRRGYCATILTDNGTNFVGANRELQELRTLLQSDDHQDRVQNFLADRQIQWRFNPPNSPHFGGLWEAAVKSFKRHLIRVVGTELLTFEHLNTLVIEIEAILNSRPLTPISSDPKDPPVLTPGHFLIGDTLTSLRERDFRTVPSGRLSSWQRIHQIKQHFWSRWYREYLNELTRRSKWDKGKHNIHEGTVVILREDNVPSMQWPLGRVIKVHPGADGIIRTATVQTATSILDRGVKRLVPLPIHPDPDEAERPHGAKEVTNDTPDSTARI; encoded by the coding sequence ATGGGTGATTTGCCAGAGGCGCGTATTACCGAATCGCGGCCGTTCAGGAACGTCGGAATCGACTACTGCGGCCCATTCTACATCAAGGAGAGGAGGGACCGCAACCGACGTAAAATCAAGACGTACGCCGCCATATTCGTTTGTCTGGCGACAAAGGCGGTCCACATAGAGTTAGTCAGCGACCTAACCACCGACGCCTTCTTGGCCGCGCTACGCCGTTTCATCTCGCGGCGAGGATACTGCGCAACGATCCTCACCGACAACGGCACCAATTTCGTCGGGGCTAATCGGGAGCTGCAAGAACTCCGGACCCTATTGCAGTCCGACGACCACCAGGATAGGGTACAGAATTTTCTCGCCGACCGACAAATACAATGGCGTTTTAATCCTCCGAACTCACCACATTTTGGCGGGTTATGGGAAGCCGCAGTTAAATCGTTCAAACGCCATCTCATCCGCGTGGTCGGCACGGAGCTCCTGACCTTTGAACACCTCAACACCCTTGTGATCGAAATTGAGGCCATTCTCAATTCACGCCCACTGACTCCCATCTCATCCGATCCGAAAGATCCCCCTGTCCTCACTCCCGGTCATTTTCTAATCGGTGATACCCTAACCAGTTTACGGGAGCGTGATTTCAGGACAGTTCCATCAGGACGGCTATCCAGTTGGCAGCGCATTCACCAGATTAAGCAGCACTTCTGGAGCCGATGGTATCGAGAATACCTAAACGAGTTAACCCGCCGCAGCAAATGGGACAAGGGCAAACACAACATTCATGAAGGCACCGTAGTAATCCTCAGGGAGGACAACGTGCCCTCTATGCAGTGGCCTTTGGGCCGCGTAATCAAGGTCCATCCAGGAGCCGACGGAATCATCCGGACCGCTACCGTGCAGACGGCAACAAGCATCCTGGACCGCGGCGTCAAAAGACTGGTCCCCTTACCCATCCACCCAGATCCAGACGAGGCCGAACGCCCACACGGAGCGAAGGAGGTCACCAACGACACACCAGACTCCACAGCCAGAATTTGA